A genomic region of Caldivirga sp. contains the following coding sequences:
- a CDS encoding oligogalacturonate lyase family protein yields the protein MVKGTVIRLKPIEYADPETKVQVINLTGDLGGSRHPYFTQNLFTRGGEAMVISSMVKGEWQLFLLRLYDNEAIQLTEDPGGTPPSKPCLDAVHNVIYYWVKGGVLKRIHIDDLSDEIIYKIPRNFNGSILSCSNDGNYIAFAYSEVFKDRFSEFQVRESFKLNMFLKPRSIIIRLNTARNESDVIWGEDEWITHVNINPIDPNVILFNHEGPWYLVQRMHIVKADTYEYWPLYVQRRLIEMVGHEFFTNDGRVIAQYGKRSRPGSGNWVYYDMFINIDGSDLRLFKYPGPKPGHIKANSTAKMAVGDRGYLTGDFKDGDKYIALIKYNEVELKVDMTLLCRHDSSWTNDAHPHPIFTPNDEYVVFTSDKGGKLNVYLCNVKDRVKELGWL from the coding sequence ATGGTTAAGGGTACTGTCATTAGGTTGAAGCCAATTGAGTACGCTGATCCTGAGACTAAGGTTCAGGTTATTAACCTTACAGGCGATTTGGGTGGGTCAAGGCATCCATACTTTACTCAGAATTTATTCACGAGAGGTGGTGAGGCCATGGTTATTTCCTCAATGGTTAAAGGTGAGTGGCAACTCTTCCTACTTAGGCTTTACGATAATGAGGCCATTCAATTAACAGAAGACCCTGGAGGCACCCCACCCAGTAAGCCTTGCCTAGACGCTGTACATAATGTCATCTACTACTGGGTTAAGGGTGGTGTACTTAAGAGGATTCATATAGATGACTTAAGCGATGAAATCATTTATAAAATACCAAGGAACTTTAATGGATCAATACTATCCTGTTCAAACGACGGCAACTACATAGCCTTTGCCTACAGCGAAGTGTTTAAGGATAGGTTCAGTGAATTTCAGGTTAGGGAAAGCTTCAAGTTAAATATGTTCCTTAAGCCCAGGAGCATTATAATTAGGCTTAACACTGCAAGGAATGAGTCCGACGTTATTTGGGGTGAGGATGAATGGATTACTCACGTTAACATTAACCCGATTGACCCTAACGTGATCCTATTTAATCATGAGGGACCCTGGTACTTGGTTCAGAGAATGCATATTGTTAAGGCTGATACCTATGAGTATTGGCCACTATATGTGCAGAGGCGTCTCATTGAGATGGTTGGCCATGAATTCTTCACGAATGATGGACGCGTAATTGCACAGTATGGTAAGCGTTCAAGGCCAGGTAGTGGTAATTGGGTTTACTATGACATGTTCATTAACATTGATGGGTCAGATTTAAGGTTATTTAAGTACCCAGGCCCTAAGCCAGGGCACATAAAGGCTAATAGTACGGCTAAGATGGCTGTTGGGGATAGGGGTTACTTAACTGGTGATTTTAAGGATGGGGACAAGTACATAGCCTTAATTAAATATAATGAGGTTGAGCTTAAGGTTGATATGACATTACTCTGCAGGCATGATTCATCATGGACTAATGATGCGCACCCCCACCCAATATTTACACCAAACGACGAATACGTGGTCTTCACTTCAGATAAGGGTGGGAAACTGAACGTATACCTCTGTAACGTTAAGGATAGGGTTAAGGAATTGGGATGGTTATGA
- a CDS encoding glycoside hydrolase family 2 TIM barrel-domain containing protein encodes MVVGVRFRLELGGFWGFRLDPSDAGESGGWFRGFEASGRVYVPASWNEQNPDWDQYSGVAWYEYDFHVPREFNGLTPWLVFEGAGYLTRVWVNGEYLGDHEGSFTMFKFKVPRLNYGGWNRITVKIDNTLRPTNIPPGEGLNSTYFDFFHYGGIHRPVYLEFTRDCFIDDLIVVTRHDGYLRVEPTVNCSRPYSLSIELTDESGSVVYSRASGGSFEDYVKGVESWSIEHPTLYRLSVRLITGGDAVDEVIERVGFRTFEVKPSGFYLNGESIFLKGFGRHEDYPIFGRALPGPVLIRDFYNMRRLNANSFRTSHYPYSNAHLDLADEFGMLVILEAPLVGLRDIHFKDAAYLEKAKRVISEMVRQHRNRPSVVMYSVANEPNSTIDEARVFLGELIKHVKGLDPTRPVIYTSHRHLEDKALGLGDALALNTYFGWYSETGDVEAGVGRLIELIEKVHSMIPDKPIIITEFGAEGYPGLHHEPPVAWSEEYQELFLRRYIEELAKKPYVRGLHIWNYADFRTPQNPRRVILNTKGLYTRDRRPKLATRTVAELFLKLK; translated from the coding sequence ATGGTTGTTGGTGTTAGGTTTAGGTTGGAGTTAGGTGGTTTTTGGGGTTTTAGGCTTGATCCGAGTGATGCTGGTGAGTCTGGTGGTTGGTTTAGGGGTTTTGAGGCTTCCGGTAGGGTTTATGTGCCGGCTAGTTGGAATGAGCAGAATCCCGATTGGGATCAGTACTCTGGTGTTGCTTGGTATGAGTATGATTTTCACGTGCCTAGGGAGTTTAATGGCTTAACACCATGGCTTGTATTTGAGGGTGCTGGTTACTTAACTAGGGTTTGGGTTAATGGGGAGTACCTTGGTGATCATGAGGGTTCATTCACGATGTTCAAGTTTAAGGTACCTAGGCTGAATTATGGTGGCTGGAATAGGATCACCGTGAAGATTGATAATACGTTAAGGCCAACTAACATACCACCCGGGGAGGGCTTGAACTCAACATACTTCGACTTCTTCCACTACGGTGGTATTCATAGGCCTGTTTACCTTGAGTTCACGCGTGACTGCTTCATCGATGATTTAATAGTTGTTACTAGGCATGATGGTTACCTTAGGGTTGAGCCAACTGTAAACTGCAGTAGGCCCTATAGCCTAAGCATTGAGCTTACCGATGAGTCTGGTTCAGTGGTTTACAGTAGGGCTTCTGGGGGGTCTTTTGAGGATTACGTTAAGGGTGTTGAATCATGGTCCATTGAGCACCCAACGCTCTACAGGTTGAGTGTTAGGTTAATTACGGGTGGTGATGCTGTTGATGAGGTTATTGAGAGAGTTGGCTTCAGGACCTTTGAGGTTAAGCCAAGTGGATTCTACCTTAACGGTGAGTCAATATTCCTTAAGGGCTTCGGTAGGCATGAGGATTACCCAATATTCGGCAGAGCCCTACCTGGCCCAGTCTTAATAAGGGACTTCTACAACATGAGGAGGCTTAACGCGAACTCCTTCAGGACAAGCCACTACCCATACTCCAACGCCCACCTTGATTTAGCTGATGAATTCGGGATGCTGGTAATCCTAGAGGCACCGCTTGTTGGGCTTAGGGATATTCACTTCAAGGATGCGGCCTACTTGGAGAAGGCTAAGAGGGTTATTAGTGAGATGGTTAGGCAGCATAGGAATAGGCCAAGCGTAGTCATGTATAGTGTTGCTAATGAACCAAACAGCACTATTGATGAGGCTAGGGTGTTTCTAGGTGAGTTAATTAAGCATGTTAAGGGCCTAGACCCAACTAGGCCAGTCATATACACTTCACATAGGCACCTTGAGGATAAGGCGCTAGGCCTAGGTGATGCACTAGCCCTAAACACCTACTTTGGCTGGTATAGTGAGACTGGTGATGTTGAGGCTGGCGTGGGTAGGCTTATTGAGCTTATTGAGAAGGTTCACTCAATGATACCGGATAAGCCAATAATAATAACGGAATTCGGGGCAGAGGGGTATCCTGGACTACACCATGAACCACCAGTAGCGTGGAGTGAGGAGTACCAGGAATTATTCCTAAGAAGGTACATTGAGGAATTAGCAAAGAAACCATACGTAAGGGGACTACACATATGGAACTACGCAGACTTCAGGACCCCACAGAACCCAAGGAGAGTGATACTGAATACTAAAGGATTATACACTAGGGATAGGAGACCCAAGTTAGCCACTAGGACTGTGGCTGAGTTATTCTTAAAATTAAAGTAA
- a CDS encoding ABC transporter substrate-binding protein produces MKSIIVALGMLTLAIVLSSVVYAQEFTAINSQSSTYIYSPGIPVWNPYTPGNLIGTLGTWMPMALYNPITNEFWPVLARNWSIQLLPNGSGVFTVYLRNDVYWFNGTAVMPFTAWDVYTEFYIGVKVFKYFYPFMQPQYADEDVRVINNYTIQFLFQKWSPTEWIFILTTAISTPYEAWKPIVDKLKTVSAAQALTYANNVTEFVPPYWSLYPYYLTFISTNTMVEKLEPMYFNGIPLLATWVKIFPFNTFSYYPEVDSIFPGGNTQDLALEIAGKSNWGYVGLSSSQIQTVMQHGFENINLYAYSTYGIAINPYNFPTNNMWLNLKFRQALLYVLNRTAITASWGLPGVPNSSWIMPMWHNTPSPDYIFSTFPQSVRSLIVTFNVNWSKAAEILESAGFYEKNGQWYTPSGQPITMTLMAPAQFTNQMTSMSTATVELTEFGIPTKLLGEDVATYPSRILITGDYQAADYFGPGIESYYTGFTSWVNPFDSNLFINTSLAYPFQWPNGTCTPVSLPSLQLPNATLVTCINSTLGWINVSNLELVYYAATPGSKEYEVATEVLFAWWQYFVPQIMWGEKLEPQQVDPHVYDIDWAYKCSNAPSVQMPIGPANLFAQFVIMPPQQIIGLQAGVWMPGPLFFGGITPPGVIPPLAEAMLNGSLWTKYANYASFLGVSPGSFNMACIASYFHTTYTPVTTMTTSTTTTTTTTTTAVTTATTTVTSTVTSTSTLTTTTTAVTTVTVTKPVVSTTLIAGIIVIVIVIAAIIALRRR; encoded by the coding sequence ATGAAATCAATAATAGTAGCTCTAGGGATGTTAACTTTAGCAATAGTGTTATCTAGTGTAGTTTATGCACAAGAGTTCACCGCCATTAATTCACAGTCATCAACCTACATTTACTCCCCTGGAATACCTGTATGGAATCCTTACACTCCAGGTAATTTAATTGGTACTTTAGGTACGTGGATGCCTATGGCTCTCTATAATCCTATTACTAATGAGTTTTGGCCTGTTTTGGCTAGGAATTGGAGTATTCAGCTTCTTCCTAATGGTTCAGGTGTCTTTACTGTTTACCTTAGGAATGATGTTTACTGGTTTAATGGTACTGCAGTAATGCCCTTCACTGCCTGGGACGTTTACACAGAATTCTACATTGGCGTTAAGGTGTTTAAGTACTTTTACCCATTCATGCAGCCCCAGTACGCTGATGAAGATGTTAGAGTAATAAACAACTACACAATACAATTCCTATTCCAGAAGTGGAGCCCCACTGAATGGATTTTCATACTTACAACAGCAATATCAACACCATATGAGGCTTGGAAACCCATAGTGGATAAGCTTAAGACAGTTAGTGCGGCGCAGGCCTTAACTTATGCTAATAATGTAACTGAGTTCGTTCCACCATACTGGAGCCTATACCCATATTACTTAACGTTCATCAGTACTAACACTATGGTTGAGAAACTTGAGCCAATGTACTTTAACGGCATACCCCTATTGGCTACTTGGGTTAAGATATTCCCATTCAACACCTTTAGTTATTACCCAGAGGTTGATTCAATATTCCCTGGTGGTAATACTCAAGATTTAGCCCTTGAAATTGCCGGTAAGTCTAATTGGGGTTATGTTGGTTTAAGTTCATCCCAGATTCAGACCGTCATGCAGCATGGTTTCGAGAACATTAATCTATATGCGTACTCCACGTATGGTATTGCAATTAACCCCTATAACTTCCCGACAAACAACATGTGGCTTAACTTAAAGTTTAGGCAAGCATTACTGTATGTCCTAAATAGAACTGCCATAACTGCTTCATGGGGTTTACCCGGTGTACCGAATTCATCATGGATAATGCCAATGTGGCATAATACACCTAGCCCAGATTACATATTTAGTACTTTCCCACAATCCGTGCGTAGCCTTATAGTTACGTTTAACGTTAATTGGAGTAAGGCTGCTGAAATACTTGAGAGTGCAGGATTCTATGAGAAGAATGGCCAATGGTATACACCAAGTGGCCAACCAATAACAATGACGTTAATGGCCCCAGCCCAGTTCACTAACCAAATGACCTCCATGTCGACTGCAACAGTAGAATTAACTGAGTTTGGAATACCCACTAAGCTACTTGGTGAGGATGTAGCCACGTATCCTAGTAGAATCTTAATTACTGGTGATTACCAGGCAGCGGATTACTTCGGTCCTGGGATTGAAAGTTACTACACAGGCTTCACATCATGGGTTAATCCATTTGACAGCAACCTATTCATAAACACTTCACTTGCCTACCCATTCCAGTGGCCTAACGGTACATGCACACCAGTAAGCCTGCCTTCGCTTCAATTACCCAATGCAACATTGGTAACGTGCATTAATAGTACGTTAGGTTGGATTAATGTGAGTAACTTGGAATTAGTGTACTATGCAGCTACACCAGGGAGTAAAGAGTATGAGGTTGCGACGGAAGTATTATTCGCATGGTGGCAATACTTCGTACCTCAGATAATGTGGGGTGAGAAGCTTGAGCCTCAGCAGGTTGATCCACACGTCTATGATATTGATTGGGCTTATAAATGCTCTAATGCGCCGAGTGTTCAAATGCCTATTGGTCCAGCTAACCTATTCGCTCAATTCGTAATAATGCCACCACAGCAGATTATTGGGCTACAGGCTGGTGTTTGGATGCCTGGTCCATTATTCTTCGGCGGCATCACCCCACCCGGCGTAATACCTCCCTTAGCTGAGGCCATGCTTAATGGCTCCCTATGGACTAAGTACGCAAACTACGCATCCTTCCTAGGAGTATCACCAGGCAGTTTCAACATGGCCTGCATAGCCTCATACTTCCACACAACGTACACTCCAGTGACAACCATGACCACTTCAACTACAACAACCACTACTACAACAACCACTGCCGTAACAACAGCCACCACCACAGTCACTTCAACAGTCACATCAACAAGCACATTAACAACCACAACAACAGCAGTAACAACAGTAACCGTGACTAAGCCAGTAGTATCAACAACATTAATAGCAGGAATAATAGTAATAGTCATAGTAATAGCAGCAATAATAGCACTAAGAAGAAGATAA
- a CDS encoding helix-turn-helix domain-containing protein, whose product MWLFTKRSEYNYIEFDYEHLTDWTIKTSDIDHTFNVFNTYVDASRDYVLEFAVLKVWSKADLRRIMNIISRHRNIKAILGIKPLNYGYPKNIQIVLKGDAGDSTRYMAHVLGGIEVKAIYENGIEHWGFIFPSKSSTSAFIDMISRNGNVNHVNVDKININDLMPAVMSKALLLLSPRELRIMRHAYRRGFFEIPRRIKLDELAKELGLSKATLDEYIRNSLNKIIRTLFNIEDNNS is encoded by the coding sequence ATGTGGTTATTCACTAAGAGAAGTGAGTATAATTATATTGAATTTGATTACGAGCATTTAACTGATTGGACAATTAAAACTAGTGATATTGACCACACCTTCAATGTGTTTAACACGTATGTTGACGCATCCAGGGATTACGTACTTGAGTTTGCTGTTTTAAAGGTTTGGAGTAAGGCTGATTTAAGGAGAATCATGAATATCATTAGTAGGCATAGGAACATTAAGGCTATTTTAGGCATTAAGCCGCTTAACTACGGTTATCCCAAGAATATTCAAATTGTACTTAAGGGTGATGCAGGGGATAGTACAAGGTACATGGCCCATGTCCTAGGCGGCATTGAGGTTAAGGCAATTTACGAGAACGGTATTGAACACTGGGGTTTCATCTTCCCAAGTAAATCATCAACATCAGCATTCATAGACATGATTAGTAGGAACGGTAATGTCAATCACGTTAATGTAGATAAAATTAACATTAATGATTTAATGCCAGCGGTAATGAGTAAAGCACTGCTCCTCCTAAGCCCCAGAGAGTTAAGAATAATGAGGCACGCATACAGAAGAGGCTTCTTTGAGATTCCTAGGAGAATTAAGCTTGATGAATTAGCTAAAGAATTAGGCCTATCCAAGGCTACATTAGATGAATACATAAGGAACAGTTTAAACAAAATAATAAGAACACTATTTAACATTGAGGACAATAACTCTTAA